Proteins co-encoded in one Kribbella solani genomic window:
- the trpB gene encoding tryptophan synthase subunit beta, with the protein MSTVLPDQFGHFGRFGGRFMPEALIAPLDELTQAWRDAMADAEFTDEFERMLREYIGAPSLLYDATRLSDLAGASILLKREDLNHTGAHKIRNAIGQALLTKRMGKPRVIAETGAGQHGVATATACAYLGLECVVYMGEVDTERQALNVARMKLLGAEVISVKTGSRTLKDAINEALRDWVASVDKTHYILGTAAGSHPFPAMVRDFVRGIGDEAREQSLALLGKLPDAAVASVGGGSNAIGLFTAFLDDDVKLYGIEPGGDGFETGRHAATISAGQVGVLHGARSFLLQDEDGQTIESHSISAGLDYPGVGPEHAWLAETGRATYRPITDAEAMEAFRQLSRTEGIIPAIESAHAVAGALDIARELGPAATILVNLSGRGDKDMDTAATWFGLNEKGSDR; encoded by the coding sequence ATGAGTACTGTGCTGCCCGACCAGTTCGGGCACTTCGGCCGTTTCGGCGGCAGGTTCATGCCGGAGGCGCTGATCGCGCCGCTGGACGAACTCACCCAGGCCTGGCGGGACGCCATGGCCGACGCCGAGTTCACCGACGAGTTCGAGCGGATGCTGCGCGAGTACATCGGCGCCCCGAGCCTGCTGTACGACGCGACCCGGCTGTCGGACCTGGCCGGCGCGAGCATCCTGCTGAAGCGCGAGGACCTGAACCACACCGGCGCGCACAAGATCCGCAACGCGATCGGCCAGGCCCTGCTGACCAAGCGGATGGGCAAGCCGCGGGTGATCGCCGAGACCGGGGCCGGCCAGCATGGCGTCGCGACCGCGACCGCGTGCGCGTACCTCGGCCTCGAGTGCGTGGTCTACATGGGCGAGGTCGACACCGAACGCCAGGCCCTGAACGTGGCCCGGATGAAGCTGCTCGGCGCCGAGGTGATCTCGGTCAAGACCGGCAGCCGGACGCTCAAGGACGCGATCAACGAAGCGCTGCGGGACTGGGTCGCGAGCGTCGACAAGACCCATTACATCCTCGGGACGGCGGCCGGATCGCACCCGTTCCCGGCGATGGTCCGGGACTTCGTCCGCGGCATCGGCGACGAGGCCCGCGAACAGTCGCTCGCGTTGCTCGGCAAGCTGCCGGACGCCGCGGTCGCGTCGGTCGGCGGCGGTTCGAACGCGATCGGCCTGTTCACCGCGTTCCTCGACGACGACGTCAAGCTGTACGGCATCGAGCCGGGCGGCGACGGGTTCGAGACCGGCCGGCACGCGGCCACGATCAGCGCGGGCCAGGTCGGCGTACTGCACGGTGCCCGCTCGTTCCTGCTGCAGGACGAGGACGGGCAGACGATCGAGTCGCACTCGATCTCCGCCGGGCTGGACTACCCCGGCGTCGGGCCGGAGCACGCGTGGCTGGCCGAGACCGGCCGGGCGACGTACCGGCCGATCACCGACGCCGAGGCGATGGAGGCGTTCCGGCAGCTGTCCCGGACCGAGGGCATCATCCCGGCGATCGAGTCCGCGCACGCGGTCGCCGGCGCGCTCGACATCGCCCGTGAGTTGGGGCCAGCGGCAACCATCCTGGTGAACCTGTCCGGCCGTGGCGACAAGGACATGGACACCGCCGCGACCTGGTTCGGTCTGAACGAGAAGGGATCGGACCGATGA